A window from Flavobacteriales bacterium encodes these proteins:
- a CDS encoding response regulator transcription factor, whose product MKLLIADDHPIFRKGLKDIVLNSFPNAEITECDSGNITLESIRSIQPDVAILDIDMPEMNGLEICQKIYSENIPTKVIILTMYKEEEMFNKAFLTGASGYVVKDNSVIEIVDCIKEVMLGKKFIGQSLQSAFNKYREADKKKEKIQDLLSTLTQAELKTLKLVSQNRSSKEISELLFVSVKTVENYRSRICKKLELDARNNSLLLWVSENRELLSTIREF is encoded by the coding sequence ATGAAGCTACTCATTGCCGATGATCACCCGATTTTCAGAAAAGGATTAAAGGATATTGTCCTTAATTCATTTCCGAATGCCGAAATTACTGAGTGTGATTCGGGCAATATTACCTTGGAATCAATCCGAAGCATTCAACCCGATGTTGCCATTCTGGATATTGATATGCCGGAAATGAACGGACTGGAAATCTGCCAGAAAATTTATTCAGAAAACATTCCGACTAAAGTAATTATCCTCACCATGTACAAAGAGGAAGAAATGTTTAACAAAGCATTCCTCACCGGAGCTTCCGGTTATGTTGTAAAGGATAATTCAGTAATCGAAATTGTAGATTGCATTAAGGAAGTGATGCTGGGTAAAAAATTTATCGGCCAATCCCTCCAATCTGCTTTTAATAAATATCGCGAGGCGGATAAGAAAAAAGAAAAAATCCAGGATCTTCTTTCAACGCTAACACAGGCTGAATTAAAAACCCTCAAGCTGGTTAGTCAAAACCGCTCCAGTAAAGAAATTTCTGAATTGCTTTTTGTTTCGGTTAAAACCGTAGAAAATTACCGTTCGCGAATTTGTAAAAAGCTCGAACTCGATGCCCGGAACAATAGCTTATTGCTGTGGGTAAGCGAAAACAGAGAGCTTTTGTCGACCATCCGTGAATTTTAA